One window of the Branchiostoma lanceolatum isolate klBraLanc5 chromosome 3, klBraLanc5.hap2, whole genome shotgun sequence genome contains the following:
- the LOC136431134 gene encoding G-protein coupled receptor 61-like, with protein MATATSSAINATIGNDLDSVSSVAMMTILATTDVLAIVGSLSVMVVIAKTPQLRILTLIFVFNLCAADLMHSLSSTPLAIATLAHGEWFSTAPVCQMTGFLDSFFTFGSISTVCVISVERYYSIVRPMVHAAYLTLLKALFAIAVIWLLALVFALAPLLGWNSYSYDPIHKECTFSWSDGAASIAYAIIISVVYFCIPAMVIITMYSFIYRTARKASRQVGPLPAPLLPADETPKPSGIFLQVPPTTPSQIFSVSARLGEPAPSTSTNSLTVSGAADGGNPQGKRQNNEPLKATKTLLLIVGLFIFTWGPYFMASLYHGLVRGSDRGVEEVVIWLKILARTSFALNSLVYGLLNRQVRLELHKAIRNFCKPAATVEPPPSAINMRSFDVDGSQVENFFQFLERTNAAEKKDETRTEDKKDAATQHDFP; from the coding sequence ATGGCGACTGCAACATCTTCAGCGATCAACGCAACAATCGGGAATGATCTTGATTCCGTTTCGTCTGTCGCCATGATGACAATCTTGGCAACCACGGACGTCTTAGCCATTGTTGGTAGTCTCAGCGTTATGGTGGTCATCGCCAAGACACCGCAGCTGAGGATTCTCACCCTCATCTTCGTCTTCAACCTGTGTGCGGCTGACCTGATGCACTCCCTGTCCTCCACGCCTCTGGCCATTGCGACGTTGGCTCACGGTGAGTGGTTTTCCACAGCTCCCGTGTGCCAGATGACTGGATTCCTGGACTCGTTCTTCACGTTCGGTTCGATCTCCACGGTTTGTGTCATCAGCGTGGAACGCTACTACTCCATCGTCCGCCCGATGGTGCACGCAGCGTACCTCACGCTCCTGAAAGCGTTGTTCGCCATCGCTGTCATCTGGCTGCTAGCGTTGGTCTTTGCTCTGGCGCCTCTTCTGGGCTGGAACAGCTACTCCTATGATCCTATTCACAAAGAGTGCACCTTTAGTTGGTCTGACGGGGCTGCCAGCATTGCCTACGCAATCATAATCAGCGTTGtctatttctgtatccctgccATGGTGATAATCACAATGTACAGCTTCATCTACCGAACAGCACGGAAAGCATCCCGGCAGGTCGGACCGCTACCGGCGCCCTTGCTTCCCGCGGATGAAACGCCAAAGCCCTCCGGTATATTCTTGCAAGTCCCTCCGACCACGCCGTCCCAGATTTTCAGCGTCTCGGCTCGCCTGGGGGAGCCCGCTCCGTCCACCAGTACCAACTCTCTGACAGTAAGCGGTGCTGCAGATGGAGGGAATCCGCAGGGGAAAAGGCAGAACAACGAACCGCTTAAAGCAACTAAAACTCTTCTGCTTATCGTTGGACTTTTCATTTTCACCTGGGGACCGTATTTCATGGCAAGTCTATATCATGGGCTCGTGCGGGGTAGTGATAGAGGGGTAGAAGAAGTTGTGATCTGGCTCAAGATTCTCGCCCGAACGTCTTTTGCCCTGAACTCGTTGGTGTATGGGCTGCTGAACAGGCAGGTAAGACTGGAACTACACAAGGCGATCCGTAACTTCTGCAAACCTGCGGCAACCGTGGAGCCCCCTCCCTCCGCCATCAACATGCGCAGTTTCGACGTAGACGGGTCTCAAGTGGAAAATTTCTTCCAGTTTCTGGAAAGGACAAACGCAGCGGAAAAGAAAGACGAGACCAGGACCGAAGATAAGAAAGACGCTGCAACCCAACATGACTTTCCCTAA